A stretch of the Drosophila sulfurigaster albostrigata strain 15112-1811.04 chromosome 2L, ASM2355843v2, whole genome shotgun sequence genome encodes the following:
- the LOC133835263 gene encoding monocarboxylate transporter 13, which yields MHKEKVLSTQNANKANNKEHKLKNGSTKEKSDKTVSLLNKKDDSSEYDLVPPDGGWGWLVLFGACLCNILIPGTIKSFGVLFVEFTEAFEVSQTKSAWIPALCYFLYSSLGPVSSILSVKYSYRTVTLIGAVSASLGMILSFWASSVGYLYISYGVLVGIGAGLSFPPTVYIVTSYFVKLRGLANGLCISGSALGSIILPPVLRWLLEAYGYRGSCLIMGGITLNVLVGALFYEPVEQHMVRVPRARQALDDIPEEEDIGIVMKFENVDEKPTPTAPTAETDQMDEKHLLPYNSPPSPLYLADDADNKQQFIRSASAAVVQNYSKTGDEFQPRARKISTPVRLPQRNQTFTPGQLNSQSSLYAVPEGRSSSNRLAARNSSRNRLSKRSPSTSSFLYISTPYHGSTLSFQPKEFSSHLSLRSAGSDKAGGDHASSDATRADDVKGGGKQQQSQRSKFFDLSLLRDPMYLVILISNSTNAISYTNFIILLPAFGLNRGFDKSMAAYLLSVVSATDLIGRIGGSALSDMGFIPKTWYFVGGLSVSGVSLALLPFAYTYGAVSFWCALFGLASGIYVGITAVIMADMLGTERLTSSYGISLFVNGILQLVGPPLCNYWTESVKDYNPLFHTLGLTLLVGASLWSFMPWIERRKAEEEAKLEAQLDEEAVDAGY from the exons ATGCATAAGGAAAAAGTTCTaagcacacaaaatgcaaataaagcaaacaacaaagagcataaattaaaaaacggatcaacaaaagaaaagagtgaTAAAACAG TTAGTCTGCTGAACAAGAAGGATGACAGCAGTGAATATGATCTGGTGCCGCCCGATGGAGGATGGGGTTGGTTAGTTCTCTTTGGTGCGTGTCTGTGCAACATTCTCATTCCGGGTACCATCAAGAGTTTCGGTGTGCTATTCGTTGAGTTCACGGAGGCCTTTGAAGTCTCACAAACGAAGTCGGCCTGGATTCCGGCCTTGTGTTATTTCCTGTACAGTTCATTGG gACCTGTTTCGAGTATTCTGTCAGTCAAGTATTCCTATCGCACGGTAACGTTGATAGGCGCCGTCTCCGCATCCCTTGGCATGATCTTATCATTTTGGGCATCCTCCGTTGGTTACTTATATATAAG TTATGGCGTTCTGGTTGGCATCGGAGCCGGACTTTCATTTCCCCCCACAGTGTACATTGTCACCTCGTACTTCGTGAAGCTGCGCGGTCTGGCCAATGGCCTGTGCATCTCGGGCAGTGCCCTCGGCTCCATCATATTGCCACCTGTGTTGCGTTGGCTGCTGGAGGCGTATGGCTATCGTGGCTCATGCTTGATTATGGGTGGCATCACGTTGAATGTGCTGGTGGGTGCATTGTTCTATGAGCCCGTGGAGCAGCATATGGTGCGAGTACCACGCGCTCGCCAAGCACTGGACGATATACCCGAAGAGGAGGACATTGGCATTGTGATGAAGTTCGAGAATGTCGATGAGAAGCCAACGCCAACGGCTCCGACCGCAGAGACGGATCAGATGGACGAAAAGCATTTGTTGCCATACAATTCACCACCATCACCGCTGTATTTGGCCGACGATGCCGATAACAAGCAACAGTTTATACGCAGCGCTTCGGCTGCTGTTGTCCAGAACTATAGCAAGACAGGTGATGAGTTCCAGCCCCGTGCACGCAAGATTAGCACCCCAGTGCGTCTGCCCCAGCGCAATCAGACCTTCACGCCGGGTCAATTGAATTCACAGTCATCATTGTATGCCGTGCCCGAGGGACGCTCCAGCTCCAATCGGCTGGCGGCGAGAAACAGCTCACGCAATCGTCTCTCCAAGCGCTCGCCATCGACCAGCAGTTTTCTGTACATCAGCACGCCGTATCACGGCAGCACATTGTCCTTCCAGCCCAAGGAATTCTCGTCACACTTATCGCTACGCTCGGCGGGCAGTGACAAAGCCGGCGGTGATCATGCCTCATCGGATGCCACTCGAGCGGATGATGTGAAGGGCGGcggcaaacagcagcagagtcAACGCAGCAAATTCTTCGATCTAAGCTTGCTTAGAGATCCCATGTACTTGGTCATACTCATCTCGAACTCAACGAACGCCATCAGCTACACCAACTTCATCATTCTGTTGCCCGCCTTTGGCTTAAACCGAGGTTTCGACAAATCCATGGCCGCCTATCTTTTGTCTGTGGTGTCGGCAACGGATTTAATTGGCCGCATTGGTGGTTCGGCGCTATCCGACATGGGTTTCATACCCAAGACATGGTATTTCGTCGGCGGCCTCTCAGTTTCGGGCGTTTCATTAGCATTACTGCCCTTTGCCTACACCTATGGCGCAGTGAGCTTTTGGTGTGCACTCTTTGGTCTCGCATCGGGCATTTATGTGGGCATTACGGCCGTCATAATGGCCGATATGTTGGGCACGGAACGCCTAACATCATCCTATGGCATCAGCCTGTTTGTCAATGGCATATTGCAGCTGGTGGGTCCGCCACTTTGCAACTATTGGACCGAGTCGGTCAAGGACTACAATCCGCTCTTCCATACGCTCGGCCTGACGCTCCTTGTCGGTGCCAGCTTGTGGTCATTTATGCCCTGGATTGAGCGACGCAAAGCCGAAGAGGAGGCGAAATTGGAGGCGCAACTTGATGAGGAAGCTGTCGATGCTGGTTattga
- the LOC133835272 gene encoding zinc finger protein OZF-like — translation MESCVLIPKEFGLAKTLLSAKNECLLTVCATTNIKKGSLFYPFQGTIRTDKIENLKHPGENDLRYRYGLYHEVSQNYGTRVHHCNWIRFLRTAGSFSSDVNLICTMVKGDPLYEVIKPIKIYQELVAYYLPERPEESIFMNLRSTLYRQAMDSILQDTPLDLSLTLMYKIPNLPLSPPSSEDEQKSMLSDSSGSLCSLNESTNDNSTTSSTSLDELKKTIYEDVEVIAHKTNITHKNYQYSPTKKRIGRSERSLLPCEVCRKAFDRPSLLKRHMRTHTGEKPHICLVCGKGFSTSSSLNTHRRIHSGEKPHECQVCGKRFTASSNLYYHRMTHIKEKPHKCNLCAKSFPTPGDLKSHKYVHSGSWPFKCSICFRGFSKQTNLKNHLFLHSGDKPHGCELCKKRFALACNLRAHMKTHDGTSQDECIRCGKAFVATGSESQQRKRCSKCLDLSESTDDGEKSGFQSDQSISTEEEEEYESSNGATEFSDK, via the exons ATGGAATCGTGTGTTTTAATACCAAAAGAGTTCGGACTGGCGAAGACATTATTATCCGCGAAAAACGAGTGTCTTCTAACCGTGTGTGCAACGACCAACATCAAAAAGGGATCACTCTTCTATCCCTTCCAGGGCACTATTCGCACCGATAAAATCGAAAACCTCAAGCATCCCGGCGAAAATGAT TTGAGATACCGCTATGGGCTCTATCATGAGGTTTCACAAAACTATGGAACCCGTGTGCATCATTGTAATTGGATTCGATTCCTCAGAACCGCTGGCTCGTTCTCCTCTGATGTGAATCTGATCTGTACGATGGTCAAGGGTGATCCATTATATGAAGTTATCAAACCAATTAAAATCTACCAAGAATTAGTTGCATATTATCTACCCGAACGTCCCGAAGAGAGTATATTTATGAATCTGCGTTCAACGCTCTACAGACAGGCCATGGACTCGATTCTTCAAG ATACTCCATTGGACTTGTCTTTAACACTGATgtataaaataccaaatttacCACTTTCTCCGCCTTCAAGTGAGGATGAGCAAAAGTCCATGTTGAGTGATTCTTCTGGTTCTTTATGTTCACTCAATGAAAGCACAAACGATAATTCAACGACTTCATCAACATCGTTAGATGAATTGAAGAAGACCATATACGAAGATGTTGAAGTTATCGCccataaaacaaacattaCCCATAAAAACTATCAATATTCGCCGACAAAAAAGCGCATCGGACGAAGTGAAAGATCGTTGCTACCCTGTGAAGTTTGCCGCAAAGCCTTCGATAGGCCAAGTCTTCTTAAGAGGCATATGAGAACACATACGG GTGAAAAGCCACATATTTGTTTGGTGTGCGGCAAGGGATTCAGTACTTCCAGTTCTTTAAATACTCATAG GCGAATTCATTCGGGGGAAAAGCCGCACGAGTGCCAAGTGTGTGGAAAACGGTTTACAGCTAGCAGTAATCTTTATTATCATAGAATGACTCACATTAAG GAAAAACCCCACAAGTGCAATTTATGCGCAAAATCCTTCCCTACTCCTGGAGATTTGAAATCCCATAAGTACGTTCATAGTGGCTCATGGCCCTTCAAGTGTTCCATTTGCTTCCGCGGGTtttcaaagcaaacaaatttaaagaatcATTTGTTTCTGCATAGCG GAGATAAACCACACGGCTGCGAATTATGTAAAAAGAGATTTGCATTGGCCTGCAATTTGAGGGCGCATATGAAGACACACGATG gTACTTCCCAAGATGAATGTATTCGCTGTGGAAAGGCGTTTGTTGCCACAGGAAGCGAATCGCAGCAAAGGAAAAGGTGTAGCAAATGCTTGGATCTGAGTGAATCTACAGATGATGGAGAGAAATCTGGTTTTCAATCAGATCAAAGTATTTCGactgaagaagaagaggaataCGAGTCTTCAAATGGTGCAACAGAATTTAgtgacaaataa